The nucleotide window TCGAATCGTCTTCAACGTGATCAACCTCGTCGAGGACGATGAGATTGGTGCCGGCGATTTCGTCGAGATCCTCCCACAACATCTCATAGACGGTCGCCCGCGGATACCCGGTTGTACTAATCTGATTCGTTTCGTCCCGGAGTTCGTTGACGAGGCGCGTCGCGATCTGGTAAGAAGAGGTGAGCCCATCGCAGTTTAGGAACGTAAGATGGAGGTCGATATCGTCGTACTGACTTGCGTCTTCCTCGAGATGAGAGAGGAGATAACGGGTTGCTGCAGTCTTTCCGACACCGGTTTTACCGTAGAGAAAGACGTTGTTCGGTTGCTCACCGTTGATTACCGGCTGAAGGGCAGTCTGGTACATCTGGATTTCTTCGTCACGGCCAACGAGCTGTTCAGGCTGATAATCCTCCCGCAGTGCATCCCGGTTGTTGTAGATTTCTGTATCCCGCTCGAACAACCCCACTCGTGATCACTACACGACTGTTCGGCAGTAGGATTTATAAAACCACCGTGTCCGCAGTGTCCGCTGTTCTATCTATTTATTACATTCGCCGAAACACACCCCCCCCACTTTGTCCGCAGTAACTAGCTGAAAAGGTGGGGTGGGGTGAGAGATTGTACGAGAGTTCTTAGAAGAGGAAAGTTTTAGTATGATACAACGAGAGCTAGTCCGTACTGCAACTGCATCTTATTTTTGATGGCTGTAGAGTAATAGATCAATATTGAACGGCGGCAATCTAAACACGTTCTCAACCACCCCACCGCTGTTCACACAAGAACAGCGGACAAAGTGGGGGGAGGGTGTGGAGCGACTCTTTCACTCGGAAAACGCTCGTTTGTTGCGCTCACTTTCAGCAGTCTCGCTTGCTCTGTAGCAGACTGGATCGTTCAGTACCTACGGCTAAATCCTATGTACAGCTCTCAATAAGCCAAAGATAAGCATCTCTACCTTCTGCTCTTTCTCACTCTCTATTATCGTCTGCCCTCTTTCATCCTTGTTTGAGTACGTGTCTCTATGGTCCACCACACCACTATGTCCGCTGTTCTTGCCAACGAGTAACGAAAAAACAGCGGACATGGTGGTGTGTTCTGGTGTACGCTGTTCGCTTTGCTTGCCACACTCATGTTGTCCCTTTCGCTCACCAGCACTAGGAACGGGCCGATTAATCGTTAATGCCGATCGACTCGTATCGATCTCAGCGTGAGCCGTCTAGAACAGTAAGAAGAGTACTTGCTCGATTGGTTGCACGGTACTTTCGCCATCGGCCGTCTTTCCGCTTTGTCACGAGCCCGGCATCGACGAGTTTCGAGAAGGCGTGGCTCACAGCGCTGTCGCTTACATCGACGAGGGGTGTGATCTCACAGACACACAGTTCCTCGTCAGCTTCGACCAGCAACCGCACGAGTTGGTACCGTGTTTCGTTCCCGAGTGCTGACAACGTTTGTACATCGTTCGAAACGACATCCTCATCGAGCAATTCCTCGAGTCTGTCGAGGTCTTCGAGTCGTGCTTGTAGATCCTCGTTCCGACACTCGCCAAGTTCGTCCTCGAGATAACGACGAAGTCGATCGGCTGTTTCAGACATTGTATATCAGTTGTTGATTTCTTCAAATAAGCGTTCTGCAGCCGAATAGGACTGTCTTGATGATGTACGTCGACCGTATGAACGCTGTCCGGAAGTGCGGCGACTGGGAAGTATGGGTGGAATCTTCGTGACGGGTATCCGTCACCAAGCGAAAGAATCCTTACTCCGATCTCGAGAGCTTCACTCCTTGCAGCGGGAATATAAAGCGAAGTATGGCGACATCTCCGCTGCCCATGCAGAACTGGCGTGTAAACTCTTCGAGCAGCCATATCTCAATGCGAACGCTGCAAAGGAACTACTCGACGTAACGAGTCCAACGGCCTATCGAGCGATCGACCAACTGGAGGATGCAGGAGTACTCGAGCAAATAACCGGGAAGAAACGGAACCGCGAATATCGAGCCCGAGAGATCTTCGAGATTCTCGAGCTGCCACCACGGACGTATTGATCCAGCAGTTAGCAGTTTCTTTTTGACCCGCGTGACTTCCTCTTTCGACAAGGTGACATCCTCTTCGCCGTAAACGAAGAAGGATCGAAGATCCCTCAGGCAGCCGGTCTCTGCCCAACGACGACGACGACGAGGCATCCCGCACTGCAGGTAGGATAGCCCATTCTCCGAAACTGTGTGGGGTGTGGCTCGAATTCATGTAGCATTATGAAGTTTACAAACTACTACTGAAATCGAGTTTTATGGCTACAACGCTCGAGGCGAGTGTATTCGGCAGAGGAGTGCAGAAACAGATCCTACTTTAGATTAGGCGAGTAATTACAAGTACCATTATTGTCTCCGATACCGTACGATCATCTGAGTCGATGGATTCCAGCAATTCCGGGGCTATACATCAGGAGACGCCGCTCGAGGACGTGTTGTC belongs to Natronorubrum aibiense and includes:
- a CDS encoding ArsR/SmtB family transcription factor, whose translation is MSETADRLRRYLEDELGECRNEDLQARLEDLDRLEELLDEDVVSNDVQTLSALGNETRYQLVRLLVEADEELCVCEITPLVDVSDSAVSHAFSKLVDAGLVTKRKDGRWRKYRATNRASTLLTVLDGSR
- a CDS encoding Fic family protein — its product is MQREYKAKYGDISAAHAELACKLFEQPYLNANAAKELLDVTSPTAYRAIDQLEDAGVLEQITGKKRNREYRAREIFEILELPPRTY